In Ailuropoda melanoleuca isolate Jingjing chromosome 7, ASM200744v2, whole genome shotgun sequence, one genomic interval encodes:
- the TRUB2 gene encoding mitochondrial mRNA pseudouridine synthase TRUB2, whose amino-acid sequence MGSRGLARLHGLFAVYKPPGLKWKHLRDTVELQLLKGVNAGRAPAPEQRVRFLLGPVGDGEEKALTLTATSVPTLTNHPLVCGPAFTRLKIGVGHRLDAQASGVLVLGVGHGRRLLTSMYNAHLTKDYTVRGLLGKATDDFCEDGRLVEKSTYDHVTREKLDRILALIQGSHQKALVMYSNVDLQTQEAYDMAVRGLIRPMGKSPMLVTGIRCVSFAPPEFLLEVQCMHETQKQLRRLVHEIGLELKTTAVCSQVRRTRDGFFTLDDALLRTQWDLHNIQDAIQAAAPRVAAELEKSLRPGLGIQKLPGPSRPWDSWGPSSASGLESCAGSLKGQVAGGPVDG is encoded by the exons ATGGGGTCCCGCGGCCTGGCGCGGCTGCATGGGCTCTTCGCGGTCTACAAGCCCCCGGGGCTAAAATGGAAGCACCTGCGGGACACCGTGGAGTTGCAGCTTCTGAAGG GTGTCAATGCTGGGAGGGCTCCTGCCCCCGAACAGCGTGTTCGTTTCCTGCTGGGCCCCGTGGGAGACGGTGAAGAGAAGGCGCTTACTCTCACCGCCACGAGTGTGCCCACCCTCACCAACCATCCGCTGG tcTGCGGACCAGCATTCACCAGGCTGAAGATTGGTGTGGGACACCGGCTGGATGCCCAAGCATCTGGGGTGCTTG TGCTCGGCGTGGGACACGGACGCAGGCTCCTTACCAGCATGTACAACGCTCACCTCACCAAG GATTACACAGTACGTGGCCTCCTGGGCAAAGCCACAGATGACTTCTGTGAGGATGGGCGGCTGGTGGAGAAGTCAACATATG ACCATGTGACCAGAGAGAAGCTGGACCGAATCCTGGCCCTGATCCAAGGTTCCCATCAGAAGGCCCTGGTGAT GTACTCCAACGTGGACTTGCAAACCCAGGAGGCCTACGATATGGCTGTGAGAGGCTTGATTCGGCCCATGGGCAAGTCCCCGATGCTGGTAACAGGCATCCGATGTGTCTCCTTCGCGCCTCCGGAATTCCTCTTAG AGGTGCAGTGCATGCACGAGACGCAGAAGCAGCTGCGAAGGCTGGTGCATGAGATCGGCCTGGAGCTGAAGACCACTGCTGTCTGCTCCCAAGTGCGGCGTACCCGGGATGGCTTTTTCACCCTAGACGATGCCCTCCTGAGGACCCAGTGGGACTTACACAACATCCAGGATGCCATCCAGGCCGCAGCTCCCCGGGTGGCCGCGGAGCTGGAGAAGAGCTTGAGGCCAGGGCTGGGCATCCAGAAGCTTCCTGGTCCCAGCAGACCCTGGGACTCCTGGGGGCCGAGCTCTGCCTCGGGGCTGGAGAGCTGTGCGGGGTCATTGAAAGGTCAGGTGGCTGGCGGGCCAGTGGATGGGTAA
- the COQ4 gene encoding ubiquinone biosynthesis protein COQ4 homolog, mitochondrial isoform X2 yields MATLLRSALRPLRQLGGRRGPAADVRLRGVRHGAGLLYPGHIPTSPLQKLLLAAGSAGMSLYNPYRHDMVAVLGETTGHRALKVLRDQMRKDPEGAKILQERPRISLSTLDLDKLRSLPEGSFGQEYLRFLDVNEPAGAGFGADPVGHAEWAQSPVRPQPVLRAALGAAPASSAGGAGHHRAPHRARQGPGLGPEPLPTPHTPALGAEDSLAITLVPFL; encoded by the exons ATGGCGACGCTGCTGCGCTCGGCCCTGCGCCCTCTCCGCCAGCTCGGCGGCCGCCGAGGGCCGGCTGCAG ATGTGCGGCTCCGAGGCGTGCGCCATGGCGCCGGCCTGCTCTACCCGGGGCACATCCCCACCTCCCCGCTGCAGAAGCTGCTGCTGGCCGCCGGCTCGGCCGGAATGTCTCTCTATAACCCGTACCGCCACG aCATGGTCGCAGTTCTAGGGGAGACCACAGGACACCGTGCCCTGAAGGTCCTCAGGGACCAGATGAGAAAGGATCCAGAGGGTGCCAAGATCCTGCA AGAGCGTCCCCGGATCTCGCTGTCCACCCTTGACCTGGATAAGCTCCGTAGTCTGCCTGAGGGCTCCTTTGGCCAAGAGTATCTCCGTTTCCTGGATGTAAAT GAGCCTGCAGGTGCTGGTTTCGGAGCTGATCCCGTGGGCCATGCAGAATGGGCGCAGAGCCCCGTGCGTCCTCAACCTGTACTACGAGCAGCGCTGGGAGCAGCCCCTGCTAGCTCTGCGGGCGGAGCTGGGCATCACAGAGCCCCCCACCGTGCACGTCAGGGGCCCGGCCTAGGCCCTGAGccgctgcccaccccccacacacctgCTCTAGGGGCAGAGGACTCTTTGGCCATTACCTTGGTTCCTTTTCTTTGA
- the COQ4 gene encoding ubiquinone biosynthesis protein COQ4 homolog, mitochondrial isoform X1, which yields MATLLRSALRPLRQLGGRRGPAADVRLRGVRHGAGLLYPGHIPTSPLQKLLLAAGSAGMSLYNPYRHDMVAVLGETTGHRALKVLRDQMRKDPEGAKILQERPRISLSTLDLDKLRSLPEGSFGQEYLRFLDVNRVSPDTRAPTRFVDNEELAYVIQRYREVHDMLHTLLGMPTNILGEIVVKWFEAVQTGLPMCILGALFGPIRLSAQSLQVLVSELIPWAMQNGRRAPCVLNLYYEQRWEQPLLALRAELGITEPPTVHVRGPA from the exons ATGGCGACGCTGCTGCGCTCGGCCCTGCGCCCTCTCCGCCAGCTCGGCGGCCGCCGAGGGCCGGCTGCAG ATGTGCGGCTCCGAGGCGTGCGCCATGGCGCCGGCCTGCTCTACCCGGGGCACATCCCCACCTCCCCGCTGCAGAAGCTGCTGCTGGCCGCCGGCTCGGCCGGAATGTCTCTCTATAACCCGTACCGCCACG aCATGGTCGCAGTTCTAGGGGAGACCACAGGACACCGTGCCCTGAAGGTCCTCAGGGACCAGATGAGAAAGGATCCAGAGGGTGCCAAGATCCTGCA AGAGCGTCCCCGGATCTCGCTGTCCACCCTTGACCTGGATAAGCTCCGTAGTCTGCCTGAGGGCTCCTTTGGCCAAGAGTATCTCCGTTTCCTGGATGTAAAT AGGGTCTCCCCAGATACCCGCGCACCCACCCGATTCGTGGACAATGAGGAGCTAGCCTATGTGATCCAGCGGTACCGGGAGGTTCACGACATGCTCCACACCCTGCTGGGGATGCCCACCAACATCCTGG GGGAGATCGTGGTGAAGTGGTTTGAGGCTGTCCAGACCGGCCTACCCATGTGCATCCTGGGTGCCCTCTTTGGACCAATCCGACTCAGTGCCCA GAGCCTGCAGGTGCTGGTTTCGGAGCTGATCCCGTGGGCCATGCAGAATGGGCGCAGAGCCCCGTGCGTCCTCAACCTGTACTACGAGCAGCGCTGGGAGCAGCCCCTGCTAGCTCTGCGGGCGGAGCTGGGCATCACAGAGCCCCCCACCGTGCACGTCAGGGGCCCGGCCTAG
- the SLC27A4 gene encoding long-chain fatty acid transport protein 4 — MLLGASLVGVLLFSKLVLKLPWTHVGFSLLFLYLGSGGWRFVRIFIKTIRRDIFGGIVLLRVKAKVRRYLREQRTVPILFASTVQRHPDKTALIFEGTDTHWTFRQLDDYSSSVANFLQARGLSSGDVAALFMENRNEFVGLWLGMAKLGVEAALVNTNLRRDALRHCLTTCRARVLIFGSEMAPAIFEIQASLDPSLSLFCSGPWEPSTVPAGTEHLDPLLEDAPTHLPGRPNKGFTDKLFYIYTSGTTGLPKAAIVVHSRYYRMAALVYHGFRMRPDDIVYDCLPLYHSAGNIVGVGQCLLHGMTVVIRKKFSASRFWDDCIKYNCTIVQYIGELCRYLLNQPPREAEHQHRVRMALGNGLRQSIWTDFSSRFHIPQVAEFYGATECNCSLGNFDSQVGACGFNSRILSFVYPIRLVRVNEDTMELIRGPNGVCLPCQPGEPGQLVGRIIQQDPLRRFDGYLNQGASNKKIAKDVFQKGDQAYLTGDVLVMDELGYLYFRDRTGDTFRWKGENVSTTEVEGTLSRLLDMSDVAVYGVEVPGTEGRAGMAAVANPAGSCDLERFAQLLERELPLYARPIFLRFLPELHKTGTFKLQKTELRKEGFDPAVVKDPLFYLDARKGRYVPLDQEAYTRIQAGEEKL, encoded by the exons ATGCTGCTTGGGGCGTCTCTGGTGGGGGTGCTGCTGTTCTCCAAGCTGGTGCTGAAACTGCCTTGGACCCACGTGGGGTTCTCCCTGCTGTTCCTCTACCTGGGGTCTGGAGGCTGGCGCTTTGTCCGAATCTTCATCAAGACCATAAGACGTGATATCTT CGGCGGCATAGTACTCCTGAGGGTGAAGGCAAAGGTCCGGCGGTACCTGCGGGAGCAGCGGACAGTACCCATTTTGTTCGCCTCTACGGTACAGCGCCACCCCGACAAGACAGCCTTGATCTTTGAGGGCACAGACACCCACTGGACCTTCCGCCAGCTGGATGATTACTCCAGCAGCGTGGCCAACTTCCTGCAGGCTCGGGGCCTGTCCTCGGGCGACGTGGCCGCTCTCTTCATGGAGAACCGCAATGAGTTCGTGGGCCTGTGGCTGGGCATGGCCAAGCTGGGCGTGGAGGCAGCACTTGTCAACACCAACCTCCGGCGGGATGCCCTGCGCCACTGCCTGACCACCTGCCGGGCCCGGGTCCTCATCTTTGGCAGCGAGATGGCCCCAG CCATCTTTGAAATCCAAGCCAGCCTGGATCCCTCACTCAGCCTCTTCTGCTCTGGCCCCtgggagcccagcacagtgcccgcCGGCACGGAGCACCTAGACCCCCTGCTGGAAGATGCCCCCACGCACCTGCCCGGTCGCCCTAACAAGGGCTTCACAG ataagCTTTTCTACATCTACACGTCGGGCACCACGGGGCTGCCCAAAGCCGCCATCGTGGTGCACAGCCG GTATTACCGCATGGCCGCCCTGGTGTACCACGGATTCCGGATGCGGCCCGACGACATTGTCTACGACTGCCTGCCCCTCTACCACTCCGCAG GAAACATCGTGGGAGTGGGGCAGTGCCTACTGCATGGCATGACAGTGGTGATCCGGAAGAAGTTCTCCGCCTCCCGGTTCTGGGATGACTGTATCAAGTACAACTGCACG ATTGTGCAGTACATCGGCGAGCTGTGCCGCTACCTCCTGAACCAGCCGCCCCGGGAGGCGGAACACCAGCACCGGGTGCGCATGGCACTCGGCAACGGCCTCCGCCAGTCCATCTGGACCGACTTTTCTAGCCGTTTCCACATCCCCCAGGTGGCCGAGTTCTATGGGGCCACTGAATGTAACTGCAGTTTGGGCAACTTCGACAGCCAG GTGGGGGCCTGTGGCTTCAACAGCCGCATCCTGTCCTTTGTGTACCCCATCCGGCTGGTACGAGTCAACGAGGACACCATGGAACTGATCCGGGGGCCCAATGGCGTCTGCCTTCCCTGCCAGCCAG gtgAACCGGGCCAGCTAGTGGGCCGCATCATCCAGCAGGACCCCCTGCGCCGCTTTGACGGCTATCTGAACCAGGGTGCCAGCAATAAGAAGATCGCCAAGGACGTCTTCCAAAAGGGGGACCAGGCCTACCTCACCG GTGACGTGCTGGTGATGGACGAGCTGGGCTACCTGTATTTCCGAGACCGCACGGGAGACACGTTCCGCTGGAAAGGGGAGAACGTGTCCACCACCGAGGTGGAGGGCACGCTCAGCCGCCTGCTGGACATGTCCGACGTGGCAGTGTATGGTGTCGAGGTGCCAG GAACCGAGGGCCGGGCCGGAATGGCCGCGGTGGCCAACCCTGCTGGCAGCTGTGACCTGGAGCGCTTCGCACAGCTCCTGGAGAGGGAGCTGCCGCTGTACGCCCGCCCCATCTTCCTGCGCTTCCTGCCTGAGCTGCACAAAACAG GGACCTTCAAGTTACAGAAGACAGAGCTTCGGAAGGAAGGCTTTGACCCGGCAGTGGTGAAAGACCCACTGTTCTACCTGGATGCCCGGAAGGGCCGCTACGTCCCGCTGGACCAAGAGGCCTACACCCGCATCCAGGCTGGCGAGGAGAAGCTGTGA